A segment of the Canis lupus baileyi chromosome 21, mCanLup2.hap1, whole genome shotgun sequence genome:
CTGCTCTGTTCCAGAACAGGCTGGCCCTGGGtagcctgggggcgggggtgggtgctAGAGGCAGACCACCATCACGGCCCCCAAGCCTTCCCAGCACAGCCAGGGCGCCCCAGGCCGTCCCCACATGGGGGCTGAGGGCTGGAGCCACTGGGCAGGCACCTGCGACGTCCAGGCCGCTGCCCAGCAGAGGCTGATGGCCCAGGGGAGGCGCGGTCACGGCCTGGGTCACCCTAGCCAGAGCCAGACGGGAACGTAGCACAAGAAAAGTGACTGCTTTAATCAGTTAGCAAAATTTCACATAGAATCTGATCCATCCCTGCCCCGATTGGTAGAAAATGCAGAATTCTCACAAGGCGCGTGCGCGCAGCCCCAATTCCACACAGGTCCGCAGTCCCGCTCGGCCACGGCGCTATTTTCCGTTCTCTGCACTGAACATGCGGTCCTAGAACACAAAGGTGACAGATGCGGGAACCGCGCACCAGCCCCTACCGGGGCCACAGCAGGCGGGGGACAGCAGCCCCGCCACGCGCCCAGGGGCGACCCCCAGAACCCTCGGGCCCTGCAGCCTGGGCGCTCACCATCAGCATGCGCTCGAGCTTCACGGCGTCGGCCGCAAACTTGCGGATGCCATCCGACAGTTTCTCCACGGCCATCTGGTCCTCGTTGTGCAGCCAGCGGAAGGCCTTTTCATCCAGGTGAATCTTCTCCAGGGCgctggcctgggctgggggaCCGGGCGCCTGAGCCTCCCTCGCCCCCGCACCCACCCCACGGGGCGCCCTGGGAGATGGGGGGGAGGCGGCCACCCCCGGGAGCTGAGGGCTTACCCGCCTTGGCCGACAGCACGGGGGTCAGCTGGCTGTGGTCCTtgagcagctcccccagcagCTTGGGCGAGATGGTGAGAAAGTCGCAGCCTGCCAGCGCTTTGATCTCGCCCGTGTTGCGGAAGGAGGCGCCCATGACGATGGTCTTGTAGTCAAACTTCTTGTAGTAGTTGTAGATCTTGGTGACGCTTTTCACTCCTGGGGCGACACACGGTGTTCGGGGTTCCTGCCCGGCTTCTGGGTCGGCAGCCACGGGGTTGCCCTCGGGGCTGCCGTCCCCCTGCTGTGCCGGGGTACTCACCGGGGTCCTCCAGGGGCTCGTAGGACTTCTTGTCCGTGTTGGCCACGTGCCAGTCGAGGATGCGACCCACGAAGGGGGAGATGAGTGTGACTCCCGCCTCGGCGCAGGCCACGGCCTGGGCGAAGGAGAAGAGCAGCGTCATGTTGCAGTGGATGCCGTGTCGCTCCTCCAGCTCCCTGAGGACACAGCGCAGGTGTGAGCGAGGCTGCGGGCTACACGGCGTTCCAAGAGCGTGGACGGGCCCTGGTCGGTCCGGGCCCGCTGGCCGTGCAGCCAGAACCGAGCTGTCCCCCGCAGCACAGGTGCTACGCTCGGCCCGGCGACAGTGACCACAGACCGCGGAGTCCCCTCTGACCACCCCGCTACCCCCAGGCAGGTTCACGGGGGCTTGCAGCCATGGCCACACTGTGCCGTTCCAGAAGCCCTGCTGCGGGGAATGGGGACCGGGGGGCACCCTGCCGGTGCCAGCCCTCCCAGGGCCCGTGTACCCGGGCCCCGGCAGCTGCACAGGGCTGACTGGACGGGAAGCAGCTGGGGCAACGCTCCGGGAGGGGCTTCCTCGCGAGTGGGAGGCGGAACATGGACGTGGGCCAGCAGCCCGGGAGTCCCCCAGGCTGAGACGGGGATGCCGCCCCACAAAGCCGCAGAAGCCACAGGACAGGTTAGCAGCAATACGGGCAACGCGGCTGTCCACGCAGAGCTCTGGTCTCTGGGCAGCCGCGAGCTCCGTGACCACCAGGCCGCTCGGCGCCACCACCAGGCAAGGACGTGTCCCCAGCCATCCTTCCTGCCCTGCACCACCTGGCAGCCAACGTGGGACGCTTCCTTAGCAAAGCTGCGCACCTGCTGACCCTGCTGCCGAGCGCTTGCAGCCTCACAAGCCGGTGACCGcggcccaggagcagctcggacaGGTCCACCCCGCGCTGAACTGGCCTCAGCCTGAGGGACTGCTGGCAGCAGTGCCCGCAACCCTGGCATTCACCGCCCTCTGCAAGTTTCCATGGCGGGGCAGTGTCTTTTCAGCGGGCCTTTGCTACCCTGATTTCTCCACTTGGGGACTGAGGACACCGTGCCGGAGTGACGAGCGGCCGCAGGGCTCCAGGGAAGGGCGCCGGCCAGCCCGACGCGCTATCTCGGTGTCAGTAACAAGGTCTACGAGTCTCAAAAAGTTTTCCCCATCGCTGCTAACAAAAATAAGAACTACCCAAGTATTGGGAAGAGTGCGTACGGCTGCAGATGGCACGGCCggggacccgggagcagctcctCGGGCGGCCGAGCAGGAGGGACGGGCACAGCAGCCCCGCTCCCACAGATGCGCCCACGTGCCTGATGTTCACTGCAGCGCTCTCTGGGCCGACCCGGGGACGGGAACAGACACGTGTCCACTGAAATGTGAGTGGACACACAAAACAGGGTGCGGATGCAGCAGCACGTCAGCGTCAACAGGGACGCCACCTGGACACACAGCAGCACGTGTGCAAACCTCCTCACTGTGCCGAGGGAGGGGGCCCGAGCCAGGGCGAGGGTGAGGTGGGCCGAGTGGACGCACGGTGGGGGCGGAGAGGCTCGCTGACAGCCTTCAGGTGGCCGGGCCGGCCAAGAACACGGACGACCGCCTGTCCCTGCGCTCCCCACGGTGGGCCAATGACAGCTGGCTCTGCGCTCCCCACGGTGGTGAGCCAGCCCGACGCGGGCCTCTGCGCCGAGGGGGGAATGTGCCGCAGCCGCGCAGCCCTAGCCCCGGGACGGGAACCCCGACGGGCGGTCCCCACAGGGGTACTTACTTCCCAGCCTGAATGCCCTCCCAGGTGGACGAGAGCTTTATGAGGATGCGGTCCTTGCTGATCCCAGCTTCCTTGTAGAGCTCGATGAGCCGCCGCGCTCGGGCCACCATGGCGTCCTTGTCGAACGACAGCCTGTGCGAACAAGGGGCCGCGCCCGGCACGAACCCACCTCACACTCACACTCCTCCCCGGGTTCACGTGCAAACAGCAGCACCGGCCCGTTTCTCAGGGAGGAGACCGGCGCTCCACCTGCTGCTTCCGCCCCCACGTGCTTACCTGGCGTCCACTTCTGTGGACACACGCCCTGGaatcttctttaatatttctgcTCCAAACAACACAAAAAGTTTATCGATAGCATTTTTAATCTGTTCCTCTTGCGACCTgaaattcaagggaaaaaaacTAGGTCAAAAGCTTTTTGGTTTAAGCGCACAGGATTCCGCGGAACAAATTCATTCCTTAGCGGCAAATTCCTTTCCCTTCATCTTTTGTCCACACGGTAGAACACACAGAGCCTAAAATTCAGCATCTTAACCGCGCCCAGGAGTGCAGCTCAGGGCATTCAGGGACGCTGACAGTGTGCAGCCGTCCCACCATCCGTCTCCGGAACCTTTCATCATTCCAAACTGAATCCCTCCATGAGTGGCACTCGACAAACGTCATCCTTTCAATCCCTTGAAgctgcctgggccctgggcaggtgGGTGAAGCGCCCCGAGGTATTCCACAATGGTCCCCCATCCGGGGCCCTCGCTAGCCTGGCACACAGGGGCGGGCTCCAGCCTGCGCGTCATGGGCAGGCGTCACTAAGGGCCACCACCCTGTCACCTGATGCCAAAAGCACCGAGGCCTTGCTGACGCCATGGGGCGCAAGATCAAGGGTCTGGAAGAGGTAAAGGGAACCGGCCGCTTGGGCTGTGTGCAGCGCGGGGCAGGTCCCGGCAGGCACACAGCCCCGTGGAGACCTAAAGTCATCAGGAAAAGGCACAGAGGGCGGGGAGGGCCGGTCTGTGGCTgtctggggcaggagcagggccgGACTGTGAATGGCCAGGAACATTCTAGACTCGATTGTGGTCGTGGCTGCACTGCTGAAAAAATTTACCAGAACAAACTGAACAGCACACTTGGCGAATCTCACTGCAGCAAAGCTGTTAGGAGATAATGAGATGACCACGAGCAGGTCGCTGGTTGCTGGCTCCTGGGCGATATCTTAGCTGGGGGGCGCTTACAGGGGTACATGCGCCTGCAAACCACATTCACTGAACTGGACACTTGCGAGGGCGCAGGTTGACTACATGCAAATAACACTTGGATAAAACtcgggcagtccgggtggct
Coding sequences within it:
- the TALDO1 gene encoding transaldolase, giving the protein MSGSPVKRQRMESALDQLKQVTTVVADTGDFHAIDEYKPQDATTNPSLILAAAQMPAYQELVEEAIAYGRRLGGSQEEQIKNAIDKLFVLFGAEILKKIPGRVSTEVDARLSFDKDAMVARARRLIELYKEAGISKDRILIKLSSTWEGIQAGKELEERHGIHCNMTLLFSFAQAVACAEAGVTLISPFVGRILDWHVANTDKKSYEPLEDPGVKSVTKIYNYYKKFDYKTIVMGASFRNTGEIKALAGCDFLTISPKLLGELLKDHSQLTPVLSAKAAQASALEKIHLDEKAFRWLHNEDQMAVEKLSDGIRKFAADAVKLERMLMDRMFSAENGK